cgcaaggctatcgatttcgtatagcctgcgcgcgccgagccgcgcagcctacccccgttccctcctaggccgctccgaaatcggagcggccaagaagggaactttcctttgccctcccctcaccttcccctcccttcccctacctaacccacccgcccggccctgtctaaacccccatcctacctttgtcgggggatttacgcctcccggagggaggcgtaaatccccgcgcgcgagcgggactcctgcgcgccgggccgcgacctgggggcgggtacggagggcgcggccacgcccccgggccgtagccacgcccccgtacccgcccccaaaacgctgccgacacgcccccgaaacgccgcgacgaccgggcccgcccccccgacacgcccccgacacgccccccctccgagaaccccgggacttacgcgagtcccggggctctgcgcgcgccgggaggcctatgtaaaataggcttcccggcgcgcagggccctgctcgcgtaaatccgcccggttttgggcggatttacgcgagcagggctctgaaaatccgccccaatgttttGACCTATGTAAATATAGATTAGCACACTGCCTCTCATTAATTACAGCACATGTTAGCCTGTTTGAATAAGTCTATAAATATTGTATCACTTAAAACTCTATTTGTAGCTGAACATCTTCATTCTTTGAGTCACAAAATCATTGACGACCGGTCGCTCCGCTATCATACTTGTCATGTGTATTTGTATCCTGTGTTGACCCATTGTGTTCACCAATTAAGTTGACCACACCCTCCTACTATAGCCTCTTCCACTGCTGTGGATTGCAGGACATGATTACTCAGGGGTGGAATGTAAGGGatattgcagaatcagctgcagcactgacattcggcctggaatggagatgacctatccttgaactgcaagaacagatagtgagcaatcctgtcctggcataaataagtttgcacttcgcatgaacccttcggcacctggcatacagtaggctataaataagtttgcacttcgcatgaacccttcggcacctggcatacagtaggctataaataagtttgcacttcgcatgaacccttcggcacctggcatacagtaggctataaataagcttgcacctggcataaagataagattacttcgcacgcacataagtttgcacctggcataaagataagattacttcgcacgcacataagcttgcacctggcataaagataagattacttcgcacgcacataagcttgcacctggcatacagtagactataaaagaaaggtaactttggacgacaaactgagagagagaaagagttccTTTGCAGAAGACCAAAGTGATGTTTTgtcctttgtagacgtacaaagtgaAGACCCCTTCTTTTTTCGcctgtgatgtgctctctccttgccaggctgatgatgaaaagggtgtagtgagtattggccgaaatattgtgcacggatacCGATGTATATGCTtaagcttagaactgtatatgctgagaactgtatatgcttagatacTTTTAATACTTGGACTTAAGATTGTAtaccaataaacatattattttacttttaccttattctcgcctacctgattccttacacTTCCTTAGAGCAGATATATGTCTGCAACATTTATCAAAAATCAGAACGTTTAAAACATTTTGCAATGGTTATGGACTCTTTTGTGTTTATtaatatcacattcagaacatttaaatggtttctcacatGAGTGCAATTTTCTGTGTTTTAAGACTCGGCATTTGTGAAAAACATGGTTTCATAGTTTTTAGGATGGGACCTTTGAGTGAACCATtcatcacattcagaacatttaaatggtttctcacctatGTGCATTCTTCTGTGGCTTTTAAGACCTGACCCTTGTGAGAAACATtaaccacattcagaacatttaaatggtttgtcACCTGTATGGACTCTGTTGTGGACTTTAAGACCAGATTGCTCCTTGaagcatttatcacattcagaacctTTAAATCGTTTCTCACCTGTATGGACGGTTTCATGGTTTTTAAGATAGCACCTTCgagtgaaacatttatcacattcagaacatttaaatggtttctcaccggTATGAACTCTGTTGTGGGTTTTAAGACTAGATTGCTGTTGGAAGCATTTTTCACagtcagaacatttaaatggtttctcaccagtatGAACTCTGTTGTGGACTTTAAGAGTAGCTTGCACCTTGaagcatttatcacattcagaacatttaaatcgTTTCTCACCTGAATGGATGGTTTCATGGTTTTTAAGATAGGACCTTCgagtgaaacatttatcacattcagaacatttaaatggtttctcacctgtatgaACTCTGTTGTGGGTTTTAAGACTAGATTGCTGTTGGAAGCATTTATCACagtcagaacatttaaatggtttctcacctgtatgaACTCTGTTGTGGACTTTAAGATTAGACTGTGCCTTGaagcatttatcacattcagaacatttaaatggtttctcacctgtatgaACTCTGCTGTGGACTTTAAGATTAGATTGCTTCTTGaagcatttatcacattcagaacatttaaatagtTTCTCACCCGTGTGCATTCTTTCGTGCTTTTTAAGATCTGACATTTGTGAGAAACATTTATcatattcagaacatttaaatggtttctctcccttGTGACTTCTCTGATGGACTTTAAGCCTGGATCTATATctgaaacatttttcacattgagAACACTTCAAAGGTTGGTCTTGCCTGTGAATTTTTTTGTGTTCTCTCAGGTTTGATTTCTCAGTAAACCTCTCCTCATATTCAGGGTACTGAAATGGTCTTTCTCCAGAGTGAATTATTACATGTGCTTCCATCTCAGCTTGGAAGAAAAAGCATTGTTCACACTGAGTGCATTTTAATGGTTTCTTTTTTAGGTGATCTTTTCCCTGTGCTGTAAGTTTTGTATTCATTGGGGTCCATATCTCTTCTTCAGAACCTGTAAATGTTGTTTCTTCCTTTCTGTGATATTGTTGGATAGATGTGTGACTTGTCCTCTCATGAATCTTGTTCCCACATTCAATAATTTTTTGCTGTTCAACAGATTGTGAGTTTGTGGTGAAGTTTGCTGAAGTGTCAGTAATttgaaatggtctctctccttcaCTGAGTCTCTGAGTTTCCTCATGATTTGGGCAGAGGTTGAAATTTCTTCCTAGTTCAGAACATGCATATGGACTCTCTCCTTTCTGGACTTCTTCTTTCCACCAGGGTGATGCTATTCTACTGATTCCTCCTGCATACTCAGCTGAAGGACCTGGGCTGTCTCTGGAggggtctctctctttccattcctCCATCTGCTGCCCATCACACATTCTCTGCCTCTCACTATTATTCCTGAATCCATCTTCTGGTGGATAAAAGCGAGAGTATGATTACTAAATTTACAAAAATGGAGGGAGACGTATATAGGGAGATAGCTCCATCTATTCACTGAACGGCATTAGGGTGGCTATGGATCCCTATCATATATAAAGAGCCTGGTGCTGCTTGTAGACAGGTACAGGTGGGCAACAGCACATGAACAGAGGGGAACAGACCATGCCTGACCTCACCCTGCTGGTTCTGTGCCTCTCATCCTCACCTCCAGTCTCTGCACTGATTCCCTTCACTCTGATTGCAGTCACTCACCAAAAAACTCTGCCACGCCCTGCTGGAGACCTGGGATTCATTCAGGATCCGGGTCCCTGAACCTCAGATCTGTCAGCTTAAAGTTACTGAACTCTAATGACTTAGTAATGAGAATTTAACTGAGAGTcagcattaaaattcaccttctatGTGGAACGTTTGAAATTCTCATAAGCCAAAGACTGAGTGTCAATTCCCATAGAATGACCAAActaaaaattgaataaaaattcAATCACAAATCTTACACAATTTACTGCAGTTTTTAACGTCCATCACAATAGGCTCTGCCAGTCAATAGACCTtcatctgccttatatttaacCAGTGGTCACAGTGACAAtgcaaactttttatattttgatcTTAAAATGCAAATAAGACACATCTGCTTGTctcttttcttcttaaatatcacaaaaaaatccaGACACAGGCTGTGTTTCAAAGCGGAGTCTGCATCGGGGGAAATCACACAGGAAATCTCATAAGCGGTGATCCACGTCCCCATTCCTCCTTACATTCAGATACATTGGCTCTGCCGGCATTTTAAACTTTCGGTGCCAATTTTTAACTTATTGCAAGTAGAGGAAGTTACAAAGAGACCACTgcttaaatataaggcagatgaAGGTCTATTGACTGGCAGAGCCTATTGTGATGGTCGTAAAATCTGCAATAATTTGTGTAAGATTTGTGATTGAATCT
The DNA window shown above is from Rhinatrema bivittatum chromosome 19, aRhiBiv1.1, whole genome shotgun sequence and carries:
- the LOC115080980 gene encoding LOW QUALITY PROTEIN: oocyte zinc finger protein XlCOF6-like (The sequence of the model RefSeq protein was modified relative to this genomic sequence to represent the inferred CDS: substituted 1 base at 1 genomic stop codon), with translation MCALVSDPASVTFRDVAAYFWEVEWDNLGEWQKELYKKVIKEIHGVLMSRGYSILNPDVVFKMKKEDEKYFPQHWELEGKETMKDPSISLPIVTSVFSLSVKQEADLPFLDPPESETPEGIHPPVPGSPSVTPDILIRFKQEGRGTEPPRSEDRGNLSIPGACEELHEAGDAAWIKGSRGHIPDPRAEILKMEDPPVSDQQEGGEEEAEAKSEDGFRNNSERQRMCDGQQMEEWKERDPSRDSPGPSAEYAGGISRIASPWWKEEVQKGESPYACSELGRNFNLCPNHEETQRLSEGERPFQITDTSANFTTNSQSVEQQKIIECGNKIHERTSHTSIQQYHRKEETTFTGSEEEIWTPMNTKLTAQGKDHLKKKPLKCTQCEQCFFFQAEMEAHVIIHSGERPFQYPEYEERFTEKSNLREHKKIHRQDQPLKCSQCEKCFRYRSRLKVHQRSHKGEKPFKCSEYDKCFSQMSDLKKHERMHTGEKLFKCSECDKCFKKQSNLKVHSRVHTGEKPFKCSECDKCFKAQSNLKVHNRVHTGEKPFKCSDCDKCFQQQSSLKTHNRVHTGEKPFKCSECDKCFTRRSYLKNHETIHSGEKRFKCSECDKCFKVQATLKVHNRVHTGEKPFKCSDCEKCFQQQSSLKTHNRVHTGEKPFKCSECDKCFTRRCYLKNHETVHTGEKRFKGSECDKCFKEQSGLKVHNRVHTGDKPFKCSECGXCFSQGSGLKSHRRMHIGEKPFKCSECDEWFTQRSHPKNYETMFFTNAES